CGTTCTTCGTCCGTTAATTCAACTATATACTTTTTTTCATTTTGGTTCCTCCTTGCCTCAAGAGTTTATATTATTATCGGCAAGAATGACCAAAATCTTAATCAAATCATTGGCGACAGAGCACTAGATGAGGAGTAGCCTGTAATTCTTTTATATTTTTAGCACCGATACAAAACATAACTGTTTTTAATTCCTCTATCCATTGCTTTATAATAATAGTTATATCTGCAGGTGATTTAGTTGCTGAATGAAGTAATGGTAAACCAATTCCCACAATATCAGCACCCATAGCGATTGCCTTTGCAATATCAATCCCTGTTTTAATACCTCCTGATGCAATTATAGTTAATTTTGTATTCTTTCGGTTTTTTGTATTAATTACTTCTTGGACCATTCGGAGCGATATTGCTGTAGGAATTCCCCATTTTGTAAAAAGATATTCTCCATCTCTTAATTTTTTAGGACAGACCCGTAATTGCTCAATAAGAGCCCAACATGTACCACCAGATCCACTTATATCAATTCCTGCTACCCCTATTTCTTGTAGTTTTTTAGCTACATCATATGAAATTCCACAACCAACCTCTTTTATTATTACAGGTACATTTAATTCCCTAACAAGTTTTTCTATTTTGGATACCAGTCCTTTGAAATTTACATTACCCCCTTTTTGGAGAGCTTCTTGAAGAGGATTTAGATGTAAAAATAAAGCATCAGCTTCTATCATTTCTATAGCTTGTTGACATTCCTTTAATCCATAACCATAGTTTAATTGAACTGCACCAAGATTAGCAAATAAAAGAATATCTGGGGACACATCCCTTACCTTAAATAAATAGGATAAGTTGGGATTTTCTCTACCTATCCGTTGAGAACCTATTCCCATAGAAATATTTAAACTCTGAGCTACTTGAGCTAAGTTTTTATTGATCTTACTACTAAATGAAGTCCCACCTATCATAGAGGATATGAGTAAGGGGCTATTGAGTTTCTTCCCAAATAATCTTGTTGACACGTCAATCTCATCTCTATTAATTTCTGGAAGTGCCTGATGAATAAATTGATATCTTTCAAACTCATTAGTAAGATCTTTAAAATTCACATTTTCCTCTAAGCAGATTTTGAGTTGTTCTTCTTTTCTTCTATAGTGATATAAATAATTCAGAATTATTCCTCCTTAAACTAATTTATGATTAGACTTCTGCAAAATAGCACTTTTTTGTCATTCCGCACTTGATGCAGAATCTAGAAGTCATTTATTTCCAATGGATTCCCGCTTTCGTGGGAATGACAAATGAAGTGAAAATTCTCATTTTACAGAACTCTTTAATTTATGATTCTTAAATTAGTTTTCCTAAGATTTTGAGTGATGTCTGGAATTAGCTTTAAAGAAGTGATTAGTTCCTTGGAATATAAACTCTTCGCTTTATGAGTAGTTTAGCAACGCTAACGTTTCGTACTCAAAGAATTTAGTTTATCATTTAAGTTAAACTCGGACACCACCAGATTTTGAAATTCTAATGTTTAAATAT
The sequence above is a segment of the bacterium genome. Coding sequences within it:
- the fni gene encoding type 2 isopentenyl-diphosphate Delta-isomerase; translation: MILNYLYHYRRKEEQLKICLEENVNFKDLTNEFERYQFIHQALPEINRDEIDVSTRLFGKKLNSPLLISSMIGGTSFSSKINKNLAQVAQSLNISMGIGSQRIGRENPNLSYLFKVRDVSPDILLFANLGAVQLNYGYGLKECQQAIEMIEADALFLHLNPLQEALQKGGNVNFKGLVSKIEKLVRELNVPVIIKEVGCGISYDVAKKLQEIGVAGIDISGSGGTCWALIEQLRVCPKKLRDGEYLFTKWGIPTAISLRMVQEVINTKNRKNTKLTIIASGGIKTGIDIAKAIAMGADIVGIGLPLLHSATKSPADITIIIKQWIEELKTVMFCIGAKNIKELQATPHLVLCRQ